In the genome of Bacillus sp. SM2101, one region contains:
- a CDS encoding IS3 family transposase → TYYQSLNKVESKREKENRQITERMTTIHKESKGRYGAPKIHHQLTEEGIHISLKRVQRLMKKADIHSIVKKKFRPYSSNEKVVNRENILKRDFSTASINEKWVADITYVHTVKDGWCYLASVMDLHSRKIVGYSFSEEMTTDVVIKALENAYVTQLPPEGLILHTDLGSQYTSQAFTDRIKSYGITHSFSQKGCPYDNACIESFHAILKKEEVNHVQYLDYKTANIAIFEFIEAWYNRKRKHSSIAYKTPQAIEELFKDSA, encoded by the coding sequence ACATATTATCAATCATTAAATAAGGTTGAATCAAAACGTGAAAAAGAAAATAGACAAATCACTGAGCGAATGACAACGATCCATAAAGAGAGTAAAGGACGTTATGGGGCTCCAAAAATTCACCATCAACTAACAGAAGAAGGAATACACATCAGTTTGAAACGTGTTCAACGTTTAATGAAAAAAGCTGATATCCACTCTATTGTTAAAAAGAAATTCCGTCCATATAGTTCAAACGAGAAAGTTGTAAATCGAGAAAACATCTTGAAAAGAGATTTTTCAACTGCATCAATTAATGAAAAGTGGGTGGCTGATATAACTTATGTGCATACGGTGAAAGACGGATGGTGCTATTTAGCATCGGTGATGGATTTACATTCGCGAAAGATTGTCGGCTATTCCTTTTCAGAGGAAATGACAACAGACGTCGTAATAAAAGCTCTAGAAAACGCTTACGTAACTCAATTACCACCCGAAGGGTTAATTCTACATACTGACCTAGGTTCACAATATACAAGCCAAGCATTTACTGATCGTATTAAATCTTATGGTATAACACACTCCTTTAGCCAAAAAGGATGCCCTTATGATAACGCCTGTATTGAATCTTTCCACGCTATATTGAAGAAAGAAGAAGTAAATCATGTTCAATATCTAGACTATAAAACTGCCAATATCGCCATCTTTGAATTTATCGAAGCATGGTATAACAGAAAAAGAAAGCATAGCAGCATTGCTTATAAAACACCTCAAGCAATAGAAGAACTATTCAAAGACTCTGCATAA
- a CDS encoding GTP pyrophosphokinase family protein, whose protein sequence is MNMKSTQLGLLKKDLIRFMMSYKFALAEVSTKIDILKQEFQYIHDYNPIEHTNSRLKSPESILKKIERKGLDLSLTNIRENIMDIAGIRITCSFISDIYKIKDMLEQQKDITVIESKDYIKKPKSNGYQSLHLIIQIPIFMSDREDLVPVEIQIRTIAMDFWASLEHKIYYKYNKEIPQRMDWSQYLGHKKIKFYAESLNSSSIA, encoded by the coding sequence ATGAATATGAAATCAACGCAGTTGGGACTATTAAAAAAAGACTTAATTCGTTTTATGATGTCATACAAGTTTGCTTTAGCTGAAGTAAGTACGAAAATTGATATACTAAAACAAGAATTTCAATATATACACGATTATAATCCCATTGAGCATACTAACTCTCGATTGAAGTCTCCAGAAAGCATCTTAAAAAAGATTGAAAGAAAAGGTCTTGATCTATCATTAACTAATATAAGAGAAAATATTATGGATATTGCGGGAATTCGCATAACTTGTTCTTTTATATCTGATATTTATAAAATAAAAGACATGTTAGAACAACAAAAAGATATAACGGTAATTGAAAGTAAGGATTATATCAAAAAACCAAAATCAAATGGCTATCAAAGTCTTCATTTAATTATCCAAATTCCTATTTTTATGTCTGATAGAGAAGATTTGGTTCCTGTTGAAATTCAAATACGTACTATCGCCATGGATTTCTGGGCAAGTTTAGAGCATAAAATTTATTATAAATATAATAAAGAAATTCCTCAAAGAATGGATTGGAGTCAATATCTTGGACACAAAAAGATTAAGTTTTATGCAGAGTCTTTGAATAGTTCTTCTATTGCTTGA